AAAACGCAAGACTACATAAAGCACATAACATAGCTGCTTGATTAGTTGGTGGAATattataatactccctccgtttcaaaatgtttgacaccgttgacttttttagtacgtatttgaccattcgtcttattcaaaaaaatttaagtaattatttattcttttcatatcatttgattcattattaaatatattttcatgtacacatatagttttacatatttcataatttttttaataagacgaatggttaaatacgtgctaaaaagttaaggccgttaaacattttgaaatgaagggagtattgaTCTGCGATCTAACAAGTCATACAATGTTAAGCACTCTCACCATTCACGCTGAGAGTTTTATCCTTACATGACAGCAGCACCTCGTGGATGACTCGGTCAAGGTTGGTGTCCCAGGGCCCACCTAGCAGCGTCACTTGTACAGCCTTCTGCTTCCACTCTTCTGCACGCTGCCGCATCTCACGCCCCTTCTCCCCTTCCATGGCCTCCAGTGTCAtggccgccacctctcctcgccacgcctcgccgccgatctCCATCGCGACGCCCCACTCTGTCTGCTTGTACCGGCAGTTCGTCTGCTGCTCCGCGAAGAACAGCCAGCTCAGCATCAGCACGCCGGAGGCGGGGCTCTCCAGCGTCGAGTTCCACCCGGAGTGCGTCAGGAACACACCCACAGCGTCGTGCTCGAGGACCTTATCCTGCGGGCACCACGCCCGGAGGACGCCACTGCCCACGACGCATATTTTGCATGCTGCTTTTCTTCACTATTTTGCATACATAGATCCACCACAAAAAGAGGGGtttaaaatcataaaaaaatacatagcaAGAGTGGAAAGGCATGTATCTAACCAATGTAGAAAAATCTCCCGAAGATTTCGAGTTCAAAACCTTTCCCCCTATATTTTGTTGTTTTCGGAGAGAAACTTCGGTTGAAATGAACAGTTCtcagggaggaagaagactataAGAAAAtgtttttgcaggcggaccatataagGTTTCGCCCGTGAAACAATCTTTGCAGGCAGACCATATATTACGTCCACCTGCAAAGATCCTAATTATCGCAGGCAGACGTATTATACGGTTCGCCTGCGAAGATAGTTTTCGTAGGTGGCACCTTATGTGGTCTGCCtgcaataagtttttttttaggtGGACGGCTAGCATGATCTTGGTTGCTATTATCGTAGGCGGCCCTTTTTCTCCGAGGGCAATGCCCGCTTGGGAAAAAAATCCCCACGTTGGGAAGAacgatttttctagtagtgctgGTGGTAGCTTAACTGATTAGGCTGCAATTTCTAGTTTATAATAGTCACGTTGTCACATGTAGCATATGCTCTTGCAAGTGCTTTCATATGCTGTGCGTCTGTACCCTCTCATATCGTATATGTCATTCACAGACATGGCCAGAAGCCCTGTACTATTGTCACCTCACCCATCGCGCTTAGGGTTGGGAAGCATTGGAAATATTATTGTGTCCGTTTCGGACCATTTGATTCGAATCCTTAGATCATTTTGATCATAACCCAGACCAGTCGAACTTAGGGGTGAGAAGCATCTGGAATATTATTGTGTCTGTTTCGGACCATTTGATTCGAATCCTAAGATAATTTTTCCAGACCACATAGTATGGGGGAGAAATTGTTTTTTCATCCTTCGGTATGGTGAAATTCGAAGATTTGGCAAACACGTTTTCTTCTGTTTATATACGCTCTTCTTCAACAAAAGCAAAGACGGAATGTGGACCTACATATTAGCATAAGCATCTTTTATAGTCGCAGCTTAAGACACAAGCCAAATAAATTGTGCCAGGGGATTACGACcatttagtttttattttatttgtctaTCCTCACGCAAATAAAGAAACCACTTCGACAAATAATATATCGGTTCAAATTGAACATCACTAAGATAAATAATTTTTCTGACATCTCTTCTCTATTATGAGTAATTGATTTACCACCTAGTCCTCGTtataaagataaaaaataaatataattatcaAATATGTTTTTAATAATCAGGGGTTGACAGCAATTAGAAAACTATCCAATCAACTCCATGGGGCAAACAAAACCAAACGTATTCACCATGCATTTCTCTTCCGATAATGTAGCCGCTGAGGAAATGCAAAACAGAAAAAGGCATCCCGTGAAGACGGGATAAGTGGATAACCTTCCATTCTTATCCGTTCTCTTTctgtgtctctctctctccccgatcCTCGCTTCATCGTCATCCACCGCCCCACCCTCCCTCTGTAACTTCTCTTTTCGTTCCTAGCAGGGGGTTGGGACATGATTCCCATGGCAAGCCCTTTAACAAGATTGGAATTGTCCAGCGCTCGCTATGCTAATGTCACGTCGCCGGTGGTGGCCATGGGGCTCTCGTATGCTAGGGTCCGGGAAGAGATGCAACGAGTTCAAGGTGGGAGGTGAGTTGAGGTGTGTCGCAAACGATGTCTGCGACCATCACACTTGTGTGGGTGTCGAGGATCAGGGCAGCGACGCTCCGAATCAAGGATGGCAACGAGAATGAATGGCATCCCTCCACCTCTAAGGAAGTAGCCATCTCATTTTCGCGCTTGCTTTTTCCTTATTTCCTTTCTCCTCATGGCTCTCATCGGTGTGAAGACATGGTACTCACAGTATTTAATGTCTGGGTATCATGTtcttgatacctaggtatcaagtAACTGGTACCCAGATTATCCGGATTAGTACCATATGTAACAGGCCTGATACCTCAGGTATCAGGTACCAGGTACCTAGATCAGTCTAACACCCATAGGTACCAGACCTAGTACTGGTATCGGGTACCTAGGTATCAAGTACTTGGTATCTAGATCGGTCTGATACCTGTAGGTACCAGGTACCTAGATCGGTCTGATACCCATAGGTACCAGACTTAGTacttgtaacatcctgaaaatttccaacaataaaaatcactaaaatttcaaactttttaaaacttttgcatcatgctggttgttatgattcctattgcttgccaaaccgtaaatgatcaccaagaaggtaaagaaaagaactacatttaagcaatagatatgattTATGAGAATATAATATTGTTAACCCTACAAATAATTACGCACAAGAAAATAAAGCCAGACAAACGGaaggttaattactaatttaaattAGGGATTAAATACTAAATACGTGAACCATGTGTTGCGTGCTATGACGTCTAaatacacatgaaatgatgaccaTTTATAATGGAACTCTATCTATAACATAGTTTCACTAGGAGTAATTAATGGGATATTACTAAACTCTAATGGTCTATATAAAGGTAAACCAATTCACATGAAATAATGGTCATGTAAACAAATTAAGCTTTATACATAAATAAGAATGCGTTGGTGTttaactaaacaattagattaataGTGTACCGAGTCTAAATTTGCTATTTGTAGAATAAATAGATTAAAAATATCCGTGTAAAATATAATGCTACACAAAGAAACTCGACCAATATGCCATTGAATTAATAAGGACACATCGTTATATTAATTCCGATATTACCCGAAAgtcttcaaaaatatataagttcactttagggcGAATAATCTAGATTAATCTAAAAAGGACTCATTTGtgcgataaataaataaatatgggtaatattaatctagggtgaatacATTGGTtagaataacacaaatattgagtaaacttcatttgtgtaaaaattaggatttatagaataaaatttatataggaaATAGGCTTAAATAGGGTTAAATAGCCGGCTAGCACTGTTCATTAGCCCCTAGGTGTTCGACGTGGTCCCCTAGCCCTAGCCCCTCCTCTGCCACGCTGCCTCGCGCcccacgcgccgcgcgccgctccgcctcccctctgctgcgccgctgccttgcgccccgcgccgccgcgcgccgtcttgtcgccgccgtcgccctgccgcgtcgccgcgtcatgtcgccgttgccgcgccgtctccatcccgccgcgcgccgacgccgtcgtcggtcgcatcCTCTCGAGCCCCACTCCTCCGCgcgtgccgtcgtcgtcgccgtcgcatcGACATcatcgcctcgccgcgcgctgtcgccatcgccgtcgcgtcggcTTCACTGCCGCGTCGCGCGCCGTCTCgtcgcgcctcgcgccccgcgccgccaagCCATgtgccgctgctgcgccgtcgtcCGTCGCGTCGCACCACGCCGAGCCCCGTGtcgcgtcccatcgccgcttcgagctgcgcgccgccgctaccgcgccgcgtcgccgtcgcgtcgcctgtcgccccgcgcgccccgcgagccgtcgccatcgccgtcaccgcgcgccgcgcgccatcgtcgtcgcgcTGCCGCACCCTCGAGCCCCGCGACCCGTCGCTGCCACGCCGCTCGCctgtcgccgtcggcctcgcgccccgagccgccgcgcgcccgtcccatcgcgccgagccccgtgccgccgtgcgcgtcgcgtcgccccgcctgtcacgccgctcgccgcctcgagccccacgcgccgcgccgtcgcgtcgccattagggccggccacccctcccccgcgccctataAAACCCCCCGGCCACCCCCCCTTTCACCCCACACCATCCCCACccattcccctcttcctctcctccttcccctcttcgtcccctccaccgcgccgcgccgccgccttcgtgccgccgcgccgtgcgccgtcgtcgcgccgccctcgcgccgccgcaccgccgccttcgtgccgccgcgccgtgcgccgacgtcgtgccgccgtcgccatcgccggtaAGCCGCCGTCCCTTCCCTCgttccgtcgccgtcgccgcccgggtggaaaggagccgagagagagagggaggaaggagccGGGAGTAGgatgagagaaaagaaaagaaaagagagagaaagaaaggaagaggaaaagagaggccgacagagagagaaagagagaagaaaggaaaaagggagagaaagaaaaagaaaggaaaagggaaaagagaaaagaaaagaaaagaaagagagggagagaaaagagagaaaaagaaggaaaggagaaaatagaagggaaattgggggagaaattaggaggatttaggaaataaaaatggtcggggttaataatagattatttttggaaattcctcgagcgtaatggtatttcgatcgaaattccgagttaattataaatatatgtttcttgatcagattagattaaaattggtagtaatttagatataattaataaccaaacaattagatgaattcttatagattattatagattatttttggtaatctctataagtcatcggttcatggtagaaattcggattcaaTTACTAGGAatcttagccgtgtattatatttaatcgtttagtcatagactaaattaaattgtataatatttctaagatttcgtccgatatttagctcgtaatagaaatttctaacctgttatatggatataatgctcgggatgagtaaattaaaaacttatgacaacaaaatatttatacccgcaaaatagtttaaatcgaaattgggtttgccgtagttcgcagatagtaaagttaataaaaagtaatcgactttcgcattcgacttttaCTCGGATttaagtgaaacttgaacctaaattcatctaaattcataagctttccaatgatatataattcactatttaacaaaatatatttataattataaattaattaatatcaaatgattagataatagttaacctaaatagtgtgccaatgaataaaaatggatattgtacagtagcataattatctttaacatgtattgtatagcttacagtaaaaagcaactactcaaatatatgatccaataataagatattgttgcttacacatatactatacatcccattatagtggtacggtatagtattaatttgcgtgttgcataaattaaattaagagggagagtatgacaaacatgtatattagataaatactagttataaatcttgacctcatataattataattatagttcaactgtaaattaggattattcattgtaaaattatgtgatgggataatctgtacccataatatgattaacctgaacaactctaacatacaaagcatggataattattaaccttttataatttattgtgacaagtaaaatatgttcataattaaagtaaagcttccatcaataaaataataatacaaatgattcactataactatttgattgatcctaaatccatctaacaacagaacctctagtaaaTAACCGTCCTATGTAGATAGATGCATGcttagccataatccttccatagccacttgatagactaaaccactgattagccaaatatatatgtatcccataaatgctatgtaggttaactcctaaataggccacgatgacaatagaaagattaagaaactttagccttagcatgattgggatccattagcaaacacgaatagtacattttgttgcgcatatttgattgttgtttgaatattggtttttctcgcgtattatagaccttgtgtatcggttagtcgtgaggcaacgtctgcaacttccaggaggtgaaggttgatcaagattatatcaataataaggattatcctgagcaaggcaagtcatcactattctttgaacatgttgatcccaattgcgaaattattttgtttaccaataaaattgcatgcaatgatgaacatcctacttgtgattataccatgccttgattattgttcacctttaaatctttgtaaccatagatacgtacgagtccctagtcaactatgacacttgcttagaaatgctattttagattcatgcatactcatatttatcaaatgctatatgcttgggcaattacctttgggaaggtaattgagatgcggcatgtggagacatgagcgccacattgccatgatattgatgacatgatttgtgaaaggaaaataaagtaaaacaactgttttcgactggggcggctggaggacttgggtggtgtccggaaaaggctagtgccgtccctggtcaattaaggaccgagccatgaagttaagcatgaaacgaccctcgtacaaccgtacttctcgaatgggtatagacctagcggattagatagctgagcggaggcagtatccatgcatagtggtttcttgatgtgtgaggcaggggctctacggtggggcagccattggtagaaccgcgaggcgggtgtctacagtggtgtcgtcattggtaggactgccatgtgagaatctaaaacataactataacttaatgcatgtgtgagtcttcccttcccgggtgcgccagaactcctctcactgctagaaaccgtgtacgcctagagtgcatgaggatgaaaagttcatggagcgggtactgccaatgcgaggttatcgaaaagctttgccgtgacgcgtctcatgtgttgggacgaggctcatgtgttgggcagtcgcggagtgcgggtaaagtgtacatccactgcagtgtgagtaaaccaaatctattcgaatagccgtgctcgcggttattgagcaccgggacatgtattacacttggctagactctaaattcttaacttgtgggggatgggatattgcatgatgaattttatgctgatggagccacttcccgagaggagggaaggtggacatcctcagaaaaccatgacgattcaatggcgggaagctatccttgggatcacaatggatggtggacagaatcgtcgttgtttaaagtgaacactggtactaaaatttgatcagtctatgctaggttttaggcttgtgaaaagaattgtaaaattagctttatgcaaaagaacctgaagccattctttgaaataccctctatcatatgcattgttgttgtggtggcttgctgagtacggttggtactcacccttgctatttatatatcttttaggagagtgttgaagagaagcccttgtcggtacgcttgcgtatcccacaagatgatcggagtgcggtcttgttctaggtctcgttccccagtcgactgcctgtggcatgttaaccgggcccttatattattttgtcttccgctgttgttctctgatagttgttggcctacctgtccctaatgtaagtatttaactcttttagcctaaattcattcgtgatatgttgtgatccaactatgtatgtgtgtaccaactgctgatccagggattggtacggataaacacagaagatttccgatttccaaaatcgggggtctacagtACTGGTATCGAGTACCTAGGTATCAAGTACTTGGTATCTAGATCGGTCTGATACCTGTAGGTACCAGGTACCTAGATCGGTGTGATACCCATAGGTACCAGACTTAGTACTGGTATCGGGTACCTAGGTATCAAGTACTTGGTATCTAGATCGGTCTGATATCCATATGTATCAGGCCTTGTACTAGGTATCGGGTACCTGATACCTAGACCAATCTAGTACTCAAATTGGCCCTGGTGTTAGCATCATAACAATCGAAACAGGTGCGTTGTGTCTCTAGTGAGAAAATGTGCACTGACGTGTGGTCCCTTGTGAGGACACGAAGAGACGTGGGCTGACAAATGAACCCTCACATGGGGTGAAGTTGATAAAATAATAGGAGAGAGTAGTTAGTCCGAAAATACTTGTATCCGGTCGACCGGCGCGGGGGGAGccggatcgggcgctccccccgcGCACTCCTCCCCACGTGCGTACCTGGTCCGCCCACTTCCCCTCCTATTTTcccataaaaaatgtttcacctagtatacttataatgtttcactatttataggtctaatgttgcagtgaattaaaatattcttttgcaagaaaaaacccacatattttggaaactctctattaagaggatttggtttattttttgttccatcaaaaatgtttcacataATGTATTCacaatatttcactatgtataaatTTAATGTTGTAGTGAACAAAATattctattgcaacaaaaaaacccacatattttgaaaatcccctattaagagaatttggtttatttttttgttccaccgaaaaatgtttcacctagtgtgcacataatgtttcactatgtataaatcagatgttgcagtgaactgaaacattcttttgctatttgctgaaacattgtttttatataaggtgaaacaacgcccgatttaaacgagtgaaacattttcgatctacttagtgaaacaattccgatatacctagtgaaatatcgtgcaacatttaaaaaaaattcaataataagctaaattttttttcgtcggaatatatccatgtgtacTCAATGCAAAACGCAAGAAGAATTTTATATTCGAATTAGATGCTCTTATTAAGACTAAATAAACCACATGACATGGCTACTTGGTTAGTAGGTTGAATATTATAATATTGATCTGCGATCTAACAAGTCATACACTCTCACCATTCACCCTGCTAATTTTATCCTTACACGACAGCAACACGTCGTGGATGACTCGGTCAAGGTTGGTGTccccgggcccacctggcagcgtCACTCGTACAGCCTTCTCTTTCCACTCTTGTGCACGCCGCCGTATCTCACGCCCCTTCTTCCCCTCCATGGCCTCCCGTAtcatcgccgccacctcccctcgCCGCGCGTTACCGCCGATCTCCATCCCGATGCCCCACTCCGTCCTCTTGTACCGGCAGTTCGTCTGCTGCTCCGCGAAGAAGGGCCAGCTCAGCATCGGCACGCCGGCGGCTAGGCTCTCCAGTGTCGAGTTCCACCCGGAGTGCGTCAGGAACACGCCCACGGCGTCGTGCTCGAGGACCTTCTCCTGCGGGCACCACGCCGGGAGGACGCCACGGccctcgacggcggcgtggaactccggcggcagcgcggcggcgtcgccctcTCCCCCCTTGACGAGGTCTGGGCGGACGACCCACACGAAGGCGTAGCCGCTGTCGGCGAGCCCCCACGCGAACTCCAGCAGCTGCTCGCTCGTCATCACCGCGATGCTGCCGTAGCTCACGTACACGACGGAGCTGGGCCGGTGGCCGTCGAGCCACTCGAGGAGGCCGTCCTGCTCCTTCCAGAGGTTGGAACCCACGCCGTGCAGCGGGCTTCCGgtggggacggcgcggcggacgtggagGTGGAGCGGGCCGACGGCGtagaccggcggcgggaggacggcGCGCATGGCGTCCAGCGCCGGCCGCTCGAGGTCGTCGAAGGTGTTGAGGATGACGGCGTCGGGGAGGGACAGCCGCTCGGCCTCGCGCATGATGAAGTTGAGCATCACGTCGCCGAGGTCCGTGGTGCGGATGAAGCTGGGGTAGTCGCGCAGCTGGACGCCGTCGCACatgccgcgggcggcggcgccgtcgaccaCCGTGTCGAGGTACCCGTCGGTGAGCTGCGCCGCGTCCCGGAGCGGCACCAGGCCACGGTCGATGAGCTCGCGGTAGAGGCGACACCCCACGAAGCCGCAGGCGCTGGCCGTCCACAGCGCGGCGCACGGCACGCCGATCACCCTGGCGGCGTCGTACGCGAACGACATGaggccgtcggcgacgaggcaGGTGACCGGCGGCGACCCCGACGCCGGCTCATTGAGCCTCGACAGCAGCGCAAGGAGGTGGCCGAGGCAGTTCGTCATGGTGGACTGGCACAGCGCGGGGATGTCCTGCGTGGCGTCCTCGTCCTCGCCAGACATCGCCGGTAGCCCGTCGGGGATGGCGGCGAAGACGAAGCCCGGCACGCcgtcgagcgcggcggcgccacgggaggcgaggaggcggcggtggttgaACTCGGTGTTGACGAAGGTGACGTGGAAGCCCCGGGCGTGGAGCAGCTTGGCGAGGTGCAGCGTCGGCGTGATGTCACCCTGCGACGGGTACGGCACGCACACGGCGTGCGGCGGCTTGTCGCCGGTGGCGCCCATCGCCGATGCCATTCTATGCCCGTTAATTAGTTTGcagcagagaaagagagatcgCTAGCTGTTCGTCTGGTAATGGGGAGATTACATTGGAGTCTGTTTTATAGTCAACTGAGACGTGTTAAAGTTGGGGTGTGGCTAAGGAGAGATGGATCGCTTGGAGCGATCACCCCTTGTCCCCCTATACGCTCATCCCCTTTCTTCTCcgcttcttctcttcctactgcaccataaattttaaaaaaaataaaaataaaattgaaaaaaattatgtatagaaatactatatgtaaaaaatatttgaattcaaattcaaatttaaaacgaatatgtaaacttttaacttataaacattgggtctataaattaatatttgaattcaaattaaaatttgaatcgggcatgtaaacttttgacttataaactttgggtctataaactttaggtttaTAAACATTAGTACAGAAatactatattaaaaaatatttgaattcaaattcaaagttgaatcggatatataaacttgttgacttataaactttgggtctctaaactttatatgtgtaaacttgagctgcataaatctatctatctatcaatctatctattattatatatactaaaagtccattaaacttcctacaaacgttACTAAGCCGCCACATGGCATTTCTATAAATGTTTCTAGGCCGCcaagtggcgctctaataaaagtccaagaaaaaataaaaatattccattttcatttaatctggtgaACCTATATTTTTTAACCGTTAGATCTAActaaaaaaataccaaatagAATTATATTTAGAAAGCACCACGTTCTACGTCGATCCATCCCATACGTGTACGTGCATGTACGTGCATACTTCGTACGTGGCCCCTtcccttcctttcttttttttctttttttttcactctcatgagataaaaaccaaattaataatttcagccaatagttgtaaaaatatatgttattcCGAGTTGTATTCTATCACaagttcattaaacttcctacgaaCACACTTAAGTCATCATGTGACACCCTATATACTCTCCTGAACCATcgcgtggcactctaataaattagaaaaatcttaaaaattatgagaaaaaagaaaaaaatatctgaCCATCCATTATAACTTATAAACCGGTGAACCTATTATTTCTAACCATTAGATATATCTTAATTATCTGTTTCCAATAAAAGAAAtctcctctctctatatatgtaCTCCTCCCTCAGTGGTATGTACGTGAATTTCCTATTTTATAGCTAGCAACCCCATATAAAAACTTAAGTGACCATAATTGTTAGTAAGTTATATAACAAACCACAACGATGCAGAGAAATCAAAATATTGAATAGGTTTTCAACGTGCGTGCTGCTTGCTTTAATTTGGTTATCCAAATAGGCTAACCTATTCTTGCTAGGATTATCAATGCAATGAGCATTAGGTCTACAAATGAGGGTGTGCATGCACGTGTTTTCATCCTCCTAAGCTCTACTAGTTTTATCTTTTACTGGCTAAACAACAAGCACCCTAAATAATCAGCAAATTTGCGAACACATCTAAATTTAGATCCATGGTgcctttaaaaaaattaatgattcAACCGTGGTAAACTTCTacggaaaaaaataatttctaggGCACGTCATCCTAATTAccatttaaatatatatatatttagatgtTCATTAAACTTCATACAAACACACCTATACTACCACATGCTACGCATATAAACATTACTAAACTGCCACGTGGTATTATAGTAAATCAGTGAACCATATATTTTCAACtattagatttatcttttttttttcttaaaaaaaccaaTATCCACATCCCTCGGCTCTATCCCACCAGCACAACTCTCCTCTCCCCACTGGCCCACCCTTCCCACCACCCCATGCACGTacgtatacatacatacactttTTCCGTCTCCAATAATTCTTTCTCTCATCTTcctattttataaataataattttaattataaaaatattatgaagaaaacaaatctaaccatcaatttttaattaaattggCAGACTTATAATTTCATCAATTTTCATTCAAATCAGTCGAGTTATAAGTTTAACAATTAGATTTAAAGACATAAATATTTCAAACTGATGAACGCATTAAATATACCTCAATAAAAACAAAGTATCCTTGCCAAATAACAATGAAACATTGAAAAACATGaaaacatatattatatattcttGAATCGTTTTACATAGTAAAGATCGATTAAACGTGCTCTATAGCACTCTCAAGTCACCAcgtatgatattttaaaaatttgaaattcaaagagaaaataaattatatatctatCCATCGGTTTTCACTTAATTTGATGtcccattatttttaactattagattgcttttctctttataaaaaaaactttaagcCACCACATGTCATGTCTTAAAGATCCTTAGAATGAGAAAACAACAAATCATAGGTTCGCACTTAGATTGTTTacaaagattttctttttaaaaaaacaatgtacCGTCCACTTCCCCTCCCTGTCCAATCATATGCACATAACACTATTGCATTGTGAACCCTTTCTAATATCTGATTTGAGTTCTACGCTATTCGTTTCTCTCCAGTCTCCTCCCTATTTTCAGCTACAAAACTAAAGAGAGaaacaaatattaaaaagaGCATAATTTTAAGCTACActgataattttattttatatatcatGTAATCGATTTTAGATG
This window of the Oryza sativa Japonica Group chromosome 4, ASM3414082v1 genome carries:
- the LOC107277471 gene encoding UDP-glycosyltransferase 85A5, whose translation is MSVNDIYDMRGKAACKICVVGSGVLRAWCPQDKVLEHDAVGVFLTHSGWNSTLESPASGVLMLSWLFFAEQQTNCRYKQTEWGVAMEIGGEAWRGEVAAMTLEAMEGEKGREMRQRAEEWKQKAVQVTLLGGPWDTNLDRVIHEVLLSCKDKTLSVNGESA
- the LOC9267957 gene encoding UDP-glycosyltransferase 85A3-like, whose amino-acid sequence is MASAMGATGDKPPHAVCVPYPSQGDITPTLHLAKLLHARGFHVTFVNTEFNHRRLLASRGAAALDGVPGFVFAAIPDGLPAMSGEDEDATQDIPALCQSTMTNCLGHLLALLSRLNEPASGSPPVTCLVADGLMSFAYDAARVIGVPCAALWTASACGFVGCRLYRELIDRGLVPLRDAAQLTDGYLDTVVDGAAARGMCDGVQLRDYPSFIRTTDLGDVMLNFIMREAERLSLPDAVILNTFDDLERPALDAMRAVLPPPVYAVGPLHLHVRRAVPTGSPLHGVGSNLWKEQDGLLEWLDGHRPSSVVYVSYGSIAVMTSEQLLEFAWGLADSGYAFVWVVRPDLVKGGEGDAAALPPEFHAAVEGRGVLPAWCPQEKVLEHDAVGVFLTHSGWNSTLESLAAGVPMLSWPFFAEQQTNCRYKRTEWGIGMEIGGNARRGEVAAMIREAMEGKKGREIRRRAQEWKEKAVRVTLPGGPGDTNLDRVIHDVLLSCKDKISRVNGESV